Proteins found in one Mytilus edulis chromosome 2, xbMytEdul2.2, whole genome shotgun sequence genomic segment:
- the LOC139511550 gene encoding ribonuclease H2 subunit B-like: MPPRRSSRANPSKENTTEQKSKCNGITEKEPDQWVMLINSTTLQTNQDPEENPKFYQLKHPKTEKGALFLFSGNDTDVYELQSFNQQFRSWIIDNKILKDGKILFTTPIDPLFLVLPYLQKEEKSGKFMTLDQIVADDSFPECRRLCNTSGMSLLKEISDVKGDDSFKAYRFNKEKTLSWLKEKANRLADKMTEKDICVSGSSHSVNFIKSKKSSVTSREDFVRFAHGVVSDFISEDLSIALRDYMGIPVIIPKKEIENEEPPAKKQKTGSSAPTDDYSKEQSKPKAQTEKKVSTAQKKLSQVDKSGMKSLSSFFSPKPKK, from the exons atgccACCAAGAAGATCTTCAAGAGCAAATCCTTCCAAAGAAAATACCACTGAACAGAAATCGAAATGCAACGGAATTACCGAAAAAGAACCAGACCAGTGGGTCATGTTAATCAACAGTACAACCCTACAGACTAACCAGGATCCAGAGGAAAATCCCAAATTTTACCAGTTAAAACATCCGAAGACCGAAAAGGGggctttgtttttgttttctggaAATGACACAGACGTTTATGAGTTACAGAGTTTTAATCAACAATTTAGATCATggataattgacaataaaatccTTAAAGATGGAAAAATTCTGTTTACAACTCCCATCGATCCACTGTTTTTGGTTTTGCCGTACCTGCAGAAAGAGGAGAAATCTGGCAAATTCATGACATTAGATCAAATAGTTGCTGATGACAGTTTTCCAGAATGTAGGAGACTTTGCAACACAAGTGGGATGTCACTGTTAAAG GAAATATCTGATGTCAAGGGAGATGATTCATTCAAAGCTTACAGATTCAATAAAGAGAAGACACTGTCTTGGCTGAAAGAAAAAGCAAATAGACTAGCAGACAAAATGACAGAGAAAGATATTTGTGTCAGCGGTTCATCTCACAGTGTcaactttattaaaagtaaaaaatcttCTGTAACATCTCGAGAAGACTTTGTAAGATTTGCCCATGGTGTTGTTTCCGATTTCATCTCTGAAGACCTAAGTATTGCTTTAAGAGACTATATGGGAATACCTGTAATTATCCCTAAAAAAGAGATCGAAAATGAAGAGCCACCGgccaaaaaacagaaaacaggGAGTTCAGCACCAACAGATGATTACAGCAAAGAACAGTCCAAGCCTAAGgctcaaacagaaaaaaaagtatcaaCAGCACAGAAAAAATTGAGTCAGGTTGATAAATCTGGCATGAAGAGTTTATCAAGTTTTTTCTCCCCAAAACCGAAGAAATAA